One Podospora pseudopauciseta strain CBS 411.78 chromosome 5 map unlocalized CBS411.78m_5, whole genome shotgun sequence DNA window includes the following coding sequences:
- a CDS encoding uncharacterized protein (COG:S; EggNog:ENOG503NURQ), producing MRSILPHLGFATRSISTSLAQVPRRPLLAQGRNPRRHRGIQTTPSLLRADGGEPKTPTKPTPKEDKAQDERSDKPNNHQQQKRRKPPLRNSLHRVAIVAQKGKPTPKPTPSEKAPDAAEGSSTISAVCVADSFDMEKVVDILSSHNFTLDPDNSGFELSEVVHARGLNNGDIFVFPSGTVVAWALPPDVVNTLATKHLLPAAEQPFVENKEVEDLEFVADPEAEESRVNGDVVVLGTRRELESGEGLDTTLAKIAFSSGLARSTKLAVLESSLTRYLESTRHIPDRLSQGLRAPLSRDLILKKAGELLNLRSQLNHYNDLTDSLPDIFWDTEEKLETYYAKIGKALDVGVRIKTLNDKMTYAQEVINMTQGVLDISEKMSSEAHSTRLEWIIIILIAIEVGFELRRLYMERGEDKFEERVLEEVRGLREEVRGLKGGGKEAAAAA from the coding sequence ATGAGGTCCATTCTCCCCCATCTCGGGTTTGCTACCCGCAGCATCAGCACATCCCTCGCCCAAGTTCCACGACGACCCCTCCTTGCGCAGGGTCGCAACCCCCGGCGTCATCGTGGGATTCAAACCACTCCCTCTCTGCTCCGCGCAGATGGCGGCGAACCCAAGACGcccaccaaaccaactcCCAAGGAAGACAAAGCCCAAGATGAAAGATCAGACAagcccaacaaccaccagcagcaaaagcGCCGCAAGCCCCCCCTCCGCAACTCCCTCCACCGCGTGGCCATCGTAGCCCAAAAAGgcaaacccacccccaaaccaaccccctccgaAAAAGCCCCCGATGCAGCAGAaggctcctccaccatctcggccGTCTGCGTAGCCGACTCGTTCGACATGGAAAAAGTGGTCGATATCTTGTCTAGTCACAACTTCACCCTCGACCCTGACAACTCGGGCTTTGAACTCTCCGAAGTCGTCCACGCCCGCGGTCTCAACAACGGGGATATCTTTGTCTTCCCCTCAGGAACGGTGGTCGCCTGGGCGCTCCCCCCTGACGTGGTCAACACTCTCGCAACAAAACATTTGCTACCAGCAGCGGAACAGCCTTTTGTCGAAAACAAAGAGGTGGAAGACCTCGAGTTCGTCGCCGAcccagaggcagaggagTCAAGGGTGAATGGAGACGTAGTAGTCCTCGGCACAAGAAGGGAACTCGAATCCGGCGAGGGGCTCGACACAACCCTGGCCAAAATCGCCTTTTCATCCGGCCTGGCAAGGAGCACCAAGCTGGCGGTGCTGGAGTCCTCCCTGACCCGTTACCTGGAAAGCACTCGCCACATCCCCGACCGGCTCTCCCAGGGGCTCCGCGCCCCGCTGTCGAGAGATTTAATCCTCAAAAAGGCGGGCGAGCTGTTGAACTTGAGGAGTCAGCTGAATCACTACAACGACCTGACGGACTCCCTGCCGGATATCTTTTGGGATaccgaggagaagctggagacGTATTACGCCAAGATTGGGAAGGCGCTGGATGTGGGGGTGAGGATCAAGACGTTGAATGACAAGATGACGTATGCGCAGGAGGTGATCAATATGACGCAGGGGGTGTTGGATATCAGCGAGAAGATGTCTAGCGAGGCGCACAGTACGAGGTTGGAGTGGATTATTATAATACTGATTGCGATTGAGGTTGGGTTTGAGCTGAGGAGGTTGTAtatggagaggggggaggacaagtttgaggagagggttttggaggaggtgagggggttgagggaggaggtcaGGGGTttgaaggggggtgggaaggaggcagcggcggcggcgtga